The sequence GATGGTTTCGCCACCTTTCAACTCATAGGTCTGGCGCAGCAGGTATTGCACGGTTAGGCCCTTGAGCATGGCGCCTGCGGCCTGTTCGAAACTGATGTCGTCCGGCAGGTGCACCAGGTTGGCAGCCGGTAACACATGCAGCTCGCTGTAGGCGCCCAACGGGCCGCTGCCATAGGCCACGCGGTCGCCGACCTTGAATTGAGTCACTTCACTGCCCACCGCCTCCACCACCCCGGCGCCTTCCGCGCCCAGGCCTGATGGCAACGCCGGTGGCGCGTACAGACCACTGCGAAAATAAGTGTCGATGAAGTTCAGGCCAATGGCCTTGTTGCTCACGCGAACCTGCAGCGGGCCCGGTTCTGCCGGCGTGTAGTCGACATACTCAAGCACTTCGGGGCCGCCATGGGCACGGAACTGGATACGTTTGGCCATCTGCACTCTCCTCAAGTCAATGTCGCGAAGGGCTCCTATCGGACTCCTAAGCTTGATCTTCGTCAACTGCGGCGCAACCCGGTGCGGTGGTATCCTGTGCGCCCATTTGCCGCCGACGCCCAATGGCCTCGCGTAGCTTTGCCCGATTCAAGGTGATGCCATGACTACCCGCACCGAGGCTGTTAAAGCCTACCTGCTCGACCTGCAAGACCGCATTTGCAGCGCCCTGGAAACCTTCGAGACGGACACTCGCTTTATCGAAGACGCCTGGACCCGGCCTGCCGGCGGTGGCGGTCGTACCCGTGTGATCGAAAACGGTTCGGTGATCGAAAAAGGCGGCGTCAACTTTTCCCACGTCTTCGGCAGCGGCTTGCCGCCGTCCGCCAGCGCCCATCGTCCGGAACTCGCCGGTCGTGGTTTTGAGGCCCTCGGCGTGTCGTTAGTGATTCACCCCCATAACCCTCACGTGCCGACGTCCCACGCCAACGTGCGCTTTTTCATTGCTGAAAAAGAAGGCGAAGAGTCGGTGTGGTGGTTCGGTGGCGGCTTTGACCTGACGCCCTACTATGGCAACGAAGAAGACTGCATCCACTGGCACCGCGTGGCCGAGCAGGCCTGTGCACCCTTCGGCCCGGACGTCTATTCGCGCTACAAGGCCTGGTGCGACAGCTACTTCCACATCAAGCACCGCAACGAACCCCGGGGTATCGGCGGCCTGTTCTTCGATGATTTGAACGAGTGGGACTTCGACACCTGCTTCGCCTTCATACGCGCCATTGGCGATGCCTACATCGACGCTTACCTGCCGATCGTCCAGCGCCGCCAAGCCACGGCCTATACCGAGCAGCAGCGCGAATTTCAGGAATTCCGCCGTGGCCGCTACGTCGAATTCAACCTGGTCTATGACCGTGGCACCCTGTTTGGCCTGCAATCGGGTGGCCGCACCGAGTCGATCCTGATGTCCCTGCCGCCGCAAGTGCGCTGGAGCTATGACTGGAAAGCAGAGGCCGGCAGCGAAGAAGCACGCCTGACCGACTACTTCCTGCAAGACCGCGACTGGCTGGGTGTTGTTGCACCCAAGGCAGCGGTTTGATGGATCGTTATGTCGTTTTTGGTAACCCTATTGGCCACAGCAAGTCGCCACTGATTCATCGCTTGTTCGCTGAGCAGACCGGCGAACAGCTGGACTACAGCACCTTGCTGGCTCCGCTGGAGGATTTCACTGGCTGCGCCCGTGAGTTTTTCCTACAAGGCCGTGGCGCCAACGTGACTGTGCCGTTCAAGGAACAAGCCTATCGTCTGGCCAACACCCTGACTGAACGTGCCCTGCGCGCTGGTGCGGTAAACACCCTGAGTAAACTTGCAGATGGCAGCCTGCTAGGCGACAACACCGACGGTGCCGGCCTGGTGCGGGATTTGACTATCAACGCTGGCTTGAGCCTGCAAGGCAAACGCATCTTGCTGCTGGGCGCGGGCGGCGCGGTGCGTGGTGCTCTGGAGCCGTTGCTGGCTGAGCTGCCGGCCTCGTTGATCATTGCCAACCGCACCGTCGAAAAGGCCGAATTGCTGACCGCGTTGTTTGATGATCTTGGTCCCGTATCCGCCAGCGGTTTTGACTGGTTGCGCGAGCCAGTGGACGTGATCATCAACGCCACCTCTGCCAGCCTGTCGGGTGATGTTCCGCCGATTGCCAGCAGCCTGATCGAGCCGGGAAAGACTTTTTGCTACGACATGATGTACGCCAAGGAGCCTACGGCGTTCTGCCGCTGGGCCAGCGAACAGGGCGCAGCGCAGGCAATGGATGGCTTGGGAATGCTGGTGGAACAGGCGGCGGAAGCGTTCTTCCTGTGGCGCGGCGTACGACCGGAGTCGGCGCCGGTGCTGGCTGAGTTAAGGCGGCAGTTGGCCTGACACAAATCTAAATGTGTTCAGTCTTCAAAATGGAGGGGGCATTTATCGGCCCCTTCCAGCTTCTTCAACTCTTCCACCACCTGCGGCCTGGCCCGGCGCAACGTCAGGCTGCGTCCCAACCCCTTCAATCGCCGCGCTTCCTGGTGCAGCATTTCCACCCCGGAATAGTCGATAAAGTTGATCTGCTGCGCCTCGATCACCACCCGCTGGCCCTGCAAGCTTTGCAGGCGCACTTGCAGGTAATGGCTGGCGCCAAAAAAGATCGATCCGCCCACCCGCAACACATCTTCCTCGCCGTCACGCCATTGCTGGACCCGTGGCTGCGAGGTGCGCTTGAGGTAGAAAAACAACGACGCTAATACGCCAGCGTAGATCGCCGTCTGCAACTCCAGCAGCAGCGTGGCGGCGCAGGTCAGGCTCATCACCACGAACTCGGCGTGGCTGACCCGGAACAATGCGCGAATGCCCCGATGGTCCACCAGCCCCCAACAAATCAGCAGAATGCTGGCGGCCATGCTTGGGATTGGGATATGGGCGATCAACGCGGCGCCGAACAGCGCAAACACTGCGACCCACAGCGCAGAAAATACGCCGGCCAAGGGTGAGCAGGCGCCCGCCTCGTAGCTCAGGCCCGAACGGGTGAAGGAACCGGCCGATAGATACCCGGAGAAAAATCCGCCCACGATGTTCGACAGTCCCTGGGCGCGGACTTCCTGGTTGGCGTCGAGCAATTGTTGGGAGCGTGCCGACAACGAGCGAGCAATCGACAGGCTGGTCACCAACCCCAGCATGCCCACCGCCACAGCGCTGGGCAGAAGGCGCAGGACCATGTCCAGATCCATCGGCAGCGGGCTGAACGGTGGCAGTTTGCCGACGAAGGCGCTGACCAGCGCGACGTGCCCGAACATCGCCGGCCACAGCCAGGCCACCAGGCTGCCCAGGGTCAGGGCAATCAACAAGGTCGGCCAGCGTGGCACCACTAACTTGAGCAATACACCCACGGCCAAGGTGCCCAACCCGAGCACGAGCGAAGGATGATCCCACTCCCCCGCGTGGTTGATCAGCGCCAGCAGGCTGTTGATCGCCGTGGCCTCGCTCGGCAGGTCCAGCCCCAGCAGATTGGGTAACTGCCCCAAGGCAATCACCACCGCCGCACCGAGGGTGAAACCGAGCACCACGGAGTGCGAGACGAAATTCACCAAGGCGCCGAAGCGCAGCATGCCCAGTAACCACTGAAACACTCCGGCGAGGAGGGTCAGCAGCAGGATCAAGGTGATGTAGTCCTGGGATCCGGGCACTGCCAGCGGGCTGATGCTGGCATAGAGCACGATGGAGATCGCCGCCGTCGGGCCGCAGATCAAATGCCAGGATGAGCCCCAGAGGCAGGCGATCAATACCGGGATAATCGCGGCGTAGAGGCCATATTCTGGTGGGAGACCGGCGATCAATGCGTAGGCAATGGATTGCGGTAGCGCCAGGACTGCGCCACTGAGCCCGACGATGGCGTCCCGCCCGACGCTGGCGCGGGTTTGGCGCGGCAGCCAGCTCAGGAAGGGGAAAAGGGTATGGCGGTTGGGCCGGGGCATTGGGCGCTCGGTTGAAAAGGTTTGAATCAGGGTATCACCCGACTGTGGGAGCCGGGCTTGCCCGCGATGCAGGCGCCTTGGGTTACCTGTTAAAACGCGTGATGCTATCGCAGGCAAGCCAGCTCCCACAGGGATAGGTGTCGGGCGTCAGAGTTTGGCTTTTACCGCCGCCAATGCATCCTGCCCATCCACGGTTTTAACCCCGTCCAACCACTTATCCAGCACCGCCGGATTCGCCTTGATCCACGCCTTCGCCGCCTCAGCATTGCTGACTTTCTTGTTCACCGCCTCAGCCATGATGCTGTTCTCCATCTCCTGGGTAAAACTCAGGTTGGTCAGCAGTTTCCCCACGTTGGGGCAAGACTGCGCATAGCCCTTGCGCGTCAACGTGTACACGCTGCCTGTGTCGCCAAAGTACTTCTCCCCACCCTTGAGGTAATGCATCTTCAACTGCACGTTCATCGGGTGCGGGGTCCAGCCGAGGAAGGTCACGAAGCGCTGTTTTTTCACCGCCCGGGACACTTCGGCGAGCATCGCCTGTTCGCTGGATTCGATCAGCTTCCACTGGCCCAGGTCGAAGTCGTTCTTCTTGATGATCTCTTGCAGCGAGATATTCGCCGGTGCACCCGAACCGATGCCGTAGATCTTCTTGTCGAACTTGTCGGCAAATTTGTTGAGGTCGGCAAAGTCATGCACACCGGCGTCCCACACATAGTCCGGCACGGCGAGGGTGAACTCGGTGCCGTCGAGGTTCTTCGCCAGTTGCACCACATCGCCATTGGCCACGAACTTGTCATAGAAGCCTTGCTGCGCGGGCATCCAGTTACCCATGAACACATCCACCTGGCCGTCCTTGAGCCCACCAAACGTGATGGGTACCGCGAGGGTATCGACCTTGGCTTTGTAGCCCATGCCGGTCAGTAAAAAACCGGTAATGGCGTTGGTCGCGGCGATATCACTCCAGCCTGGATCGGCCATTTTCACCGTCTCGCAACTCGAGTCCGCGTAAGCGTTGGCGCTGCTTAATGCCAGCAGACCGACGCCCAGTGCTGTGGATAACTTCATCATGGCCTTCCCCTTGGTTTTATTGGTTTTGGCAGGGTTGTGGGTAACGTGCTTTACGCTCCAGATCGTCAAGGTCGATATGGTTGCGCATGTATTGCTGACTGGCGTCCACCAGTGGCTGGTGGTCCCAGCTCTTCAGCTTGCCCTGGGTCAGCGCCTGGCTGACCAGGCGACGACGACGTTGGCTGGCGAGCACCTGCTGGTGGATCGCCGGAATGTCCCATTTGGCCCGCGCTTCATTAAGGAATGCATCGAACCGCGACCGGTGTTCCGGTGACTGGCTGAGCTCTTTCTGCTCGTGCGGGTCGTTGTGTACATCGAACAATAGACACGGATCGTCTTCGCTGTAGATGAACTTGTAGGCGCCCCGGCGGATCATCATCAGCGGCCCGATGGTGCCTTCGGCCATGTATTCGCCGAACACTTCGTCATGCCCGCCCTGCCCTTGCAAGTGCGGGACCAGCGAGCGGCCATCCAGTGGCAAGTTAGCTTCAAGCTCTCCGCCAGCCAGTTGCACCAGGGTCGGCAGCAGGTCGGCGGTGGAGACCGCCGCCGTCACGCGGCCTGCCTTGAATTGCCCCGGCGCACTGATCAGCAGCGGCACCCGGGCGGCCATTTCAAACCAGTGCATTTTGTACCAGAGCCCACGCTCGCCGAGCATGTCGCCGTGGTCGCCGGAGAAGATGATGATGGTGTCGTCTGCCAGGCCGGTGTCTTCCAGGGTTTGCAGCAGCTTGCCGACGTTGCTGTCGATGTAGCTGCAGGCGCCGAAGTACGCGCGGCGGGCATCGCGGATCTTGTCCACAGGCAGCGGCTCGTCCCACAGGTCGTAGACCTTGAGCAGGCGTTGGGAATGTGGGTCTAGATCAGCCTGTGGCGGGGTTGCAGGCAGCGGGATGTCGTTGTCGTCGTACAGGTCCCAGAACGGCTTGGGAATGGTGTACGGGTCGTGTGGATGGGTCATCGACACGGTGAGGCAAAACGGCTGGTCACCGTCCTCGCGGATATGGTCGAACAGGTACTGCTGGGCCTTGAACACCACCTCTTCGTCGAAATCCAACTGGTTGGTGCGCACGCACGGCCCGGCTTGCAGCACCGACGACATGTTGTGATACCAGGTTGGGCGCACGTCCGGTTCATCCCAGTTCACCGCCCAGCCATAGTCGGCCGGGTAGATGTCGCTGGTCAGGCGTTCTTCATAGCCGTGGAGTTGATCCGGGCCGCAGAAATGCATCTTGCCCGAGAGCGCGGTGCGGTAGCCGAGGCGGCGCAGGTAGTGGGCATAAGTCGGTACGTCGGCAGGGAAATCCGCCGCGTTGTCGTAGGCGCCGATCTTGCTCGGCAGTTGCCCGCTCACCAGGGTAAAGCGCGAGGGTGCGCACAGCGGACTGTTGCAATAAGCGGCGTCGAACACCACGCCTTCGGCGGCCAGGCGGCTCAGGTTCGGCAGTTTGATAGGCGAAGGACCGTAGAACGGAAGCATCGGCGCGGCCATTTGATCGGCCATGATGAAAAGAATGTTCTTGCGCTTCATGGTTTCGCGGCATTCCATAGTCGATATTTATGCGATTGAGCATGCAGGCCATGGAAAACGTGGTAAAGCCCATGAAAAGCAATGTCTAGGATAAGCACAGCTTATGTATGAATCCCTCGGCGACCTGTCACTGGATCTGCTGCGCGCCTTTGAAGCGGCAGCGCGGCAACGCAGTTTTACCGCGGCGGCAATGGAACTGGGCACTACCCAGCCCGCCATCAGCCAGCAGATCAAGCGCCTGGAAGAACAACTGGCGGTGCGCCTGTTTGACCGCATCTACCGTGGCATTGAACTGACCGATGCCGGCGCGCTGCTGTTCGAGCACGTACAGGCCGGCTTGCAGAACATCAACCAGGGCTTGAGCACCATCACCCAACAGGATCAGCACGAAGTGCTGCAAGTGGCGACCGATTTTGCCTTCGCCGCCTATTGGCTGATGCCGCGTCTGCATCGCTTCCATGAAGCCAACCCGCAGGTGGATGTGAGCCTGGTCACCAGCGAGCGCAATCACGCCACGTTGCGCAGCGATATCGATGTGGCCGTGTTGTTTGGCGACGGACGCTTCAAGCAGGGCGAGAGCCTGTGGTTGTTCAACGAAGAGGTGTTTCCGGTGTGCAGCCCGCAGTTGCTCAAGGACCGCACGACCCCGTTGTCGATACAGAGCCTGCAGGAGTACCCGTTGCTGCACCTGCGCCAGGAAAACAACAGCCAGTGGTTCGACTGGAGCGGCGTATTCCGCGAACTGGGTATCACCGCCGCGCCCACGCCTGGCCAACTGCGCTTCGATAACTACACGCTGTTGATCCAGGCGGCGATTGCCGGGCAAGGCGTGGCCATCGGTTGGCGACACCTGGTGGATAACTTGCTGGAACAAAAGTGGCTGTGCCGGCCGATTGGCGACACCGTGATCTCGCGTTTTGGTTATTACGTGGTGCTGCCCCAACGCAAACGTCGGGGGCAGTTGATCGAACGCTTTGTCGACTGGCTGGTGGCGGAGCAGGCCCGCAGCGCGCAATCCCTGACTGGCCTGGCCCTGCCGTCCATTGCGGTCTAGGATTTGCCGATCATTGAGTCCGGAGCCTGTCATGCAACGTATCAAGGGCTACCACGCCCATATCTATTTCGACGCCAGCACGATCGATCAGGCGCGCAAGCTCTGCGAAGAGGCCGCGCAATTGTTCCCGCTGCGCATGGGCCGAGTACATGAGCGCCCGGTGGGGCCGCACCCGGATTGGAGTTGTCAGTTGGCGTTTGAGCCGGAATACATCGGCGTGGTCTTGCCGTGGCTGGCGCTCAATCGCAACGGTCTGGTGGTGTTTCTGCATCCCGATACCGGTGATGACTTGAAAGACCATACCGAGCATGCGATCTGGATGGGGGCGATGCGGACATTGGACTTGTCGATATTTTAGATGTTTTTGTTCCCTATATATGGGACTGATATTTATATATTGAGACTTTAAGGCTCTTGGGTTTATATTCGCCTCATCCGCTCAGAAGACTTCAGGTGAAGCGATGCAGGCGCAATTGATCGCGCTCGATTGGGGAACCAGTTCCCTTCGTGCTTATAAGCTCGGCCCCGCAGGCGTCGTCCTCGAACGACGCGCATTGGCGTCGGGGATCATGCACCTGCCCACCGAGCCTCGGGAGATCGCCGGGGTTTTGTGCAGCAATGGTTTCGAATTGGCGTTTGACGCTGCCTGTAGCGATTGGCTGGATGAGCAGCCCACGCTCCCTGTCATCGCTTGCGGCATGGTGGGCAGTGCGCAGGGTTGGAGTGAAGCGGCTTATCGCGACACGCCGGCCGATGTCGCGACCCTCGGCCAGGCATTGCACGTTGTGCGCAGCCTGCGGGGCGTCGATGTGCATATCGTGCCTGGTGTGATCCAGCGCGGCGGCTTGCCTAACGTAATGCGCGGCGAAGAAACCCAGGTGTTGGGGGTGCTGCAAAGCTTGCCGCTCGATGTGGCCAACCGACGGTTGATCGGCCTGCCGGGCAGCCATTCAAAATGGGTCGAGGTGGTGGAAGGCTGTATCACTCATTTCGACACCTTCATGACCGGCGAGCTGTTCGCCGTGCTCAGCCAGCACAGCATCCTGGGACGTACCCAACAACCGTCCGCGCAGTTTCAGGCCGAGGCTTTTGACCGGGGCGTGCGGGTAGCGTTGTCGGCGGACGGCCAACGCGGGCCGCTGTCGACCTTGTTCAGCGCTCGCACGCTGGGGCTGACCGGTGAGCTGGCGGGCCATGAGCAAGCGGACTATCTGTCCGGGCTGCTGATCGGTCATGAATTGCTGGCACTCAATAGCAACCCGCAGCCCGACATCGTTCTAGTGGGCAACACTCAACTGTGCACCCGCTACCAACGTGCGCTGGCACTCTGCGGCTTTTCCCACGTGACCCTCGCACAAGAGGCCACCGAGCGCGGTTTGTGGCAGCTCGCAGTCGCCGCCGGGCTGGTTGCCGCATCCGTTCAACCTGACTAGAGGCCCGACATGCTCAAGCAAGCACTGACACACAACGGTTTGATCGCGATCCTGCGCGGCGTGCGTCCTGAAGAGGCCGCGGGCATCGGCCAGGTGCTGTACCAGGCCGGCTTTCGGGTGATCGAAGTGCCGCTCAACTCACCGGATCCGTACACCAGTATCCGCACCCTGCGCGATACCTTGCCGGCTGATTGCCTGATCGGTGCCGGCACCGTATTGACCCCCGAACAGGTGACGCAGGTGAAAGCCGCCGGCGGCCAAGTGATCGTCATGCCCCACAGCGATGCCAAGGTGTTGCGGGCGGCCAAAGCGGCGGGTTTGTATCTGTCGCCCGGGGTCGCCACGCCCACCGAAGCCTTCGCCGCGCTGGCCGAAGGCGCCGATGTGTTGAAGCTGTTCCCCGCCGAGCAAATGGGCCCGGCGGTGGTCAAGGCCTGGCTCGCGGTATTGCCGGCGGGCACGGTGTTGCTGCCGGTGGGCGGGATTACGCCAGAGAACATGCAGGTGTTTTTCGACGCGGGCGTCAAAGGTTTCGGCCTGGGCTCCGGGTTATTCAAGCCGGGCATGACTGCAGATCAAGTGGCGAGCCGCGCCCAAGCCTACGTCGCGGCCTGGAACGCCTTGGGCTGATTACCTTTCTCCATCTACAAGAGCGATAAGAAGATGAAAATCACCAAACTGACGACCTTCATCGTCCCGCCGCGCTGGTGCTTCCTCAAGGTAGAAACCGACCAGGGCGTGACCGGCTGGGGCGAGCCCGTAGTCGAGGGCCGCGCCCATACCGTGGCCGCCGCAGTGGAAGAGCTTTCCGACTACTTGATCGGCAAAGACCCACGCAACATCGAAGACATCTGGACCGTGCTCTATCGCGGCGGCTTCTACCGTGGCGGCGCGATTCACATGAGCGCGTTGGCTGGTATCGACCAGGCGCTGTGGGACATCAAGGGCAAGGCCCTCGGTGTGTCGGTCAGCGACCTGCTGGGTGGTCAGGTGCGGGACAAGATCCGCGTCTATTCGTGGATCGGCGGTGACCGTCCGGCAGACACCGCTCGTGCAGCTAAAGAAGCCGTTGCCCGCGGCTTTACCGCTGTGAAAATGAACGGCACCGAAGAGCTGCAATTTCTCGACAGTTTTGAAAAAGTCGACCTGGCCCTGGCCAACGTGGCTGCCGTACGTGATGCGGTGGGCCCGAACGTCGGCATCGGCGTGGACTTCCATGGCCGGGTGCACAAGCCCATGGCCAAGGTGCTGATGAAGGAGCTGGACCCTTACAAATTGATGTTTATCGAAGAGCCGGTGCTCAGCGAAAACTACGAAGCCCTGAAAGAATTGGCGCCCTTGACCAGCACCCCGATAGCCCTTGGCGAACGGCTGTTCTCCCGCTGGGATTTCAAACGCGTGCTCAGTGAGGGTTACGTCGACATCATCCAGCCCGACGCGTCCCACGCCGGCGGCATCACCGAAACCCGCAAGATCGCCAACATGGCCGAAGCCTACGACGTGGCCCTGGCGCTGCACTGCCCGCTGGGCCCGATTGCCCTGGCGGCGTGCCTGCAACTGGACGCGGTCTGCTACAACGCGTTCATCCAGGAACAGAGCCTGGGCATCCACTACAACGAGAGCAACGATCTGCTGGACTACGTCCGCGATCCGGGGGTTTTCGACTACGACCAGGGCTTCGTGAAAATCCCTAACGGGCCGGGGCTGGGCATTGAGATCAACGAGGAGTATGTGATCGAGCGTGCTGCCATCGGGCACCGCTGGCGCAACCCGATCTGGCGCCATGCCGATGGGAGTTTTGCGGAGTGGTAAGCCCCGCGCGAATCATCTGAAGGAACGCGGTCAATGTGGGAGCGGCGGTGCGACGATTCGACTTGCTCGCTCCCACCTTTGATCCGTTTTCTCCAACAAGTCCCTCAATAAACATAAAAAGAGGCACCCCCCATGCAACCTGAATCCTTTACAGGGCAGGCGAAGCTGGTCACGCCCAGCCGAAAGCGCTATTTCATCATGGTCCTGCTGTTTATCACCGTGGTGATCAACTACCTGGACCGCAGCAACCTGTCGATTGCCGCACCCGCCCTGACCTCTGACTTGGGCATCGACCCGGTGCATGTGGGGTTGATCTTCTCCGCTTTCGGCTGGACCTACGCCGCCATGCAAATCCCTGGTGGGTGGCTGGTGGACCGGGTTCCACCACGTATTCTGTACACCGTGGCCTTGTTGCTATGGTCTATTGCCACCGTCATGCTCGGATTTGCCGCGAGCTTCATTGCACTGTTTGTTTTACGCATGGCGGTGGGTGCTCTGGAGGCCCCGGCTTATCCTATCAACAGCCGCGTGGTCACCAGCTGGTTTCCCGAGCGTGAACGCGCCACTGCCATTGGTTTCTATACCTCCGGGCAGTTTGTCGGGTTGGCGTTCCTGACGCCCGTACTGGCTTGGATGCAGCATCACTATGGCTGGCAAGTAGTGTTTTTCAGCACCGGGGCCGTGGGAATTCTCTGGGCCTTGGTCTGGTACGCGGTGTACCGTGAGCCACGGGATTTCAAGGGTGTTAACAGCGCTGAAATCGAACTGATCCGTGAGGGGGGCGGGTTGGTGGACCTGTCTTCGCAAACTGCCAAACGCAAGACTCCCTTCAGTTGGGTTGACTTGGGGATTGTGTTGAGCAAACGCAAACTCTGGGGCATTTACCTGGGGCAGTTCTGCCTGAACTCGACGCTGTGGTTTTTCCTGACGTGGTTCCCTACCTACTTGGTGAAATATCGCGGCATGGACTTCATCAAGTCTGGCCTGCTGGCGTCCCTGCCCTTCCTGGCTGCGTTTGTCGGCGTACTGTGTTCGGGGCTGTTTTCCGACTGGCTGATTCGTCGCGGTGCTTCGGTGGGCTTTGCGCGTAAGCTGCCGATCATTGGTGGGCTGCTGATTTCCACAGCGATCATCGGGGCCAACTTTGTTGACTCGACAGGCTGGGTGATTGCGTTCCTGGCGGTGGCATTCTTCGGTAATGGTCTGGCGTCGATCACCTGGTCACTGGTGTCGACCCTGGCGCCCGCACGGTTGCTGGGATTAACGGGTGGCGTGTTCAATTTCATTGGCAATCTGTCGGCTATCACCACGCCGATTGTTATAGGCTTTCTGGCCAGCGGGGATTCGTTTGCCCCGGCTATCACGTACATCTCAGTACTCGCGCTGCTGGGTGCGTTGTCCTATGTACTGCTGGTGGGCAAGGTTGAACGTATCGAATTGAAGGACGAGCGGGCGACCTGAGGTCGCCCGCTTTATCCAGGTTACGGCCCTGTCGGGACTGACATTTCGTTACGGAAGATATTGTGAGGGTCCCAGCGTTTCTTGGTGCGGCGTAGGCGGCTTTCAATGATGGTGTTCGGGAAAAATATCCGGTACCACTGGTCGTTTTTCTCGTTGGCCGGATCGCCTCCCAGGAACGTCATGTCCAAGTCTGGATAGTTGATGTAACACCCCTCGAACTGGTCATTGACGGGTACGCCCACAGTGTCGGAGAAGGCTTGGAAATAGAGTCCACGGATCCAGTCTGCGTGGGCCTGGTCCGACTCGGCAGACGCGTCACGCCAGTAACATTGTGGTTGCCACTTGAGGTAGGACGAGCGTTGGGCCGCCGAGGTCTGCGCTCGTACCGGGCCATCCATTTCATTGATGCGACCGCCAAAGGACTGGATCTGGATCAGGCTCTGGGTCAGGAAGTTCTCTGGGTCCGGTCGGGTCAGGGTCGCCCAGATCGCGGTGAGCACCTGAGGCGTAAAAATACCTTTCTGGTAGGCCGACTTGTAGCGGCCTCGTTGGTTGTCGCCGGAGCCGTTGACCGATTGGGTGAAGGCCAGCCAATCCATGCGCCTGGCCACTTGATGCGCCACCTCCAGTGAGTCGATCGTGCGTCCGGCCTGGCTGCCCCGCGGCAGGTGAACAACGTAGAACGGCGTGATGGATTCGGTCGCCCTTATCCCGGCGGCGGCGAGCAGGCGGCTGACGAAATCATCGAAGGGCGCCATGTCCTCAAGCAGTCCATTCTTGTCCACATAGTGAATGCCTAATGTCACGTTGCCAGTGTGCTGATGGCGCATCTCCAGTTTGGTCGCCAGGCCCCAGGTGTCGGGGTTTGCTTGGTTGTCGACGAACCAGGCTTGATAGGCCGCCAGCAGGCGATTGAGAACTTGGGGGGTGAGATCGGCCCAGTCCCATTCCAGCACTAGCCAACAGACTTCCTTGGGGGCCTCGGGCAGCGCCTTGAAGTAATAGCTGGTGATGATACCGAACTGCCCGCCGCCGGCACCGCAGCAGGCGGCGAACAGATCCAGCTCATCAACTGCGGTGCTTTCGCGTGAAACGTGCACCTTCAGCAAACCCGTGCCGTCCGGGTTGGGCACCAGCATGTCGACGCCGGACAACCAATCGCAGGTCAGGCCCTGCTGGCGTGAGAAAAATCCATACCCACCACCGCAGATATGTCCGCCCGCGCCGACGGAATAACACGAGCCGCCCGGTAGGGTCTTGCCTGCGGTTTTGTACAGTGCGACGGCCGTATCCCAGTTCTGGCTACCGGCGCCCAA is a genomic window of Pseudomonas sp. ADAK18 containing:
- a CDS encoding BBE domain-containing protein, yielding MAFDLITPSDRRHSTLQKGFNLRWPRDNVQGESSPQGATNIYICYNEEDIIEAAALALAVPGGRITVRSGGHCYEGFVANRMPGATDEELSILDIGRLNALAYQADGKIGSTLVPEAQYLYQFRLGAGSQNWDTAVALYKTAGKTLPGGSCYSVGAGGHICGGGYGFFSRQQGLTCDWLSGVDMLVPNPDGTGLLKVHVSRESTAVDELDLFAACCGAGGGQFGIITSYYFKALPEAPKEVCWLVLEWDWADLTPQVLNRLLAAYQAWFVDNQANPDTWGLATKLEMRHQHTGNVTLGIHYVDKNGLLEDMAPFDDFVSRLLAAAGIRATESITPFYVVHLPRGSQAGRTIDSLEVAHQVARRMDWLAFTQSVNGSGDNQRGRYKSAYQKGIFTPQVLTAIWATLTRPDPENFLTQSLIQIQSFGGRINEMDGPVRAQTSAAQRSSYLKWQPQCYWRDASAESDQAHADWIRGLYFQAFSDTVGVPVNDQFEGCYINYPDLDMTFLGGDPANEKNDQWYRIFFPNTIIESRLRRTKKRWDPHNIFRNEMSVPTGP